A single region of the Sorghum bicolor cultivar BTx623 chromosome 9, Sorghum_bicolor_NCBIv3, whole genome shotgun sequence genome encodes:
- the LOC8061301 gene encoding uncharacterized protein LOC8061301 encodes MEDWLVLKNFYEGLTLMSKGHIDTTAGGAFLSLTIENAMALIEKMVANQSWGEGRKTQNGMNTMKETDLLAAKIDILMKRLDGQTTDPTIGTVQAIDSRMTCEECGNFGHIGINCPRTQEDASFINNGFRQQQQGNGWNNQNRPQGNYSSFNSSQSLLKDLVLGQAKINENLVTMRGGKTTHDPPYPNHKTRMVPRQREETQAEGLAQPSEESMEDEPTPNNYGDTTMLPFPTRERRKKKDGNEQFLRFVEMVKKTHISVPLMDVLHIPSYSKFIKDIINKKQPLPSTKVVKLTEECSVAILNELPKKKQDLGCPTISCSIGAQQFDHALCDLG; translated from the coding sequence ATGGAAGATTGGCTCGTGCTTAAGAATTTCTACGAGGGGCTCACACTCATGTCAAAGGGGCACATCGACACCACTGCTGGAGGTGCGTTCCTCTCCCTGACCATCGAGAATGCTATGGCATTAATTGAGAAGATGGTAGCCAACCAGAGTTGGGGAGAGGGACGCAAAACACAAAATGGCATGAATACCATGAAGGAGACGGATctgcttgccgcaaaaatagacATACTAATGAAGAGATTGGACGGACAGACCACTGATCCTACCATCGGCACTGTCCAAGCCATCGACTCACGCATGACGTGTGAGGAATGTGGGAATTTTGGCCACATAGGGATCAATTGCCCTAGAACCCAGGAGGACGCATCgttcatcaacaacgggttccGCCAACAACAGCAAGGTAATGGGTGGAACAACCAGAACCGCCCCCAAGGTAATTACTCCAGTTTTAATTCCTCCCAGTCTTTGCTGAAAGATCTTGTGCTAGGTCAGGCCAAAATCAATGAAAATCTTGTGACCATgagagggggtaagaccactcATGATCCCCCTTATCCTAACCATAAGACACGAATGGTGCCACGGCAACGGGAGGAAACACAGGCAGAAGGGTTGGCTCAACCATCAGAAGAATCCATGGAAGACGAGCCGACCCCAAACAACTATGGGGACACCACGATGCTACCCTTTCCCACAAGagaaaggaggaagaagaaggacggAAATGAACAGTTCCTCCGCTTCGTGGAAATGGTCAAAAAGACGCACATTAGTGTACCGTTGATGGATGTCTTGCATATTCCGTCCTACTCCAAGTTCATcaaggacatcatcaacaagaaGCAACCATTGCCGTCCACTAAAGttgtcaagctgacagaagaatgtagcgtAGCTATACTCAATGAGCTGCCTAAGAAGAAGCAGGATCTTGGGTGCCCCACAATCTCTTGCTCAATTGGGGCCCAGCAATTTGACCACGCCCTATGTGATTTGGGGTAG